In Naumovozyma dairenensis CBS 421 chromosome 2, complete genome, the following are encoded in one genomic region:
- the NDAI0B04910 gene encoding metallo-dependent hydrolase superfamily protein (similar to Saccharomyces cerevisiae YBR284W and YJL070C; ancestral locus Anc_1.302) yields the protein MKTMTLTESEELGDLQGYEHLIPAPRRSLALQHSLESSKDTKTSKLTLDDIDLTPLDTTFDKQMFLGLPMFLEKEREPDRTPVNRSMRAIYDDPPSGISDIIQAGELRKKYMSMLSQRNNLNNSNISLQSIELTSGRKKLLLITRTVGNVKHVTYRRDSVKMSILDSERIETLIAENDSNIPTFNEFKNDFDFMVKLTQSHNLNKIAGKRLQYLKDKFELYQSLNAKTEILQNKMVPHRDFYNTRKIDQNLLLSGCISQHQLNDFICKKIATDSERVVYINSTGSKFKLKDIFKIMNSCTEAVHFNMKIIDDEFLEWYHTRYLPNYHIIPFQVIDEEALKGKTLYFFLLAKTFLEFDNSIEGEYLAQLLKERVINPLEESVYQLAQLSVDFQFYPLDKDKDWWFTFSDWIVRWNLISPYIRWNIQLSRSYKKLFKVGRVENFQDYFDIIFNPLLTADNVNNSNLQIFLSSVCSFDLHTNVTDDYLWHSFLDTNCLPKLWTGKGDNPTISQYLYYIFVNISKINNIRFINSQNTFLYRSNCSPLNNHTSQFSDTLCFTTLLESLIGNFLLCNGGLLDSEPIWQNPTLIPYLFYLYQIPIVTQPLSSATNNRSNKLDISSLQMPEADSFRNVIMEEQSNYLANPFMTFFKIGFKVSLSSKSILFNNSYTAEPLVEEYGVASHIYLLNAADLCELARTSVQSSGYGSYQKRNWLGISSRKGGFFKDNMGFVDVWYDVEYDTSEKHNVPILRRKYRFQTLKQEWLFIMTSS from the coding sequence atgaaaactaTGACATTAACAGAAAGTGAAGAGCTCGGAGATCTTCAAGGTTACGAACATTTGATCCCTGCTCCCAGACGTAGCTTAGCCCTACAACACTCGCTAGAATCTAGTAAAGACACTAAAACTTCGAAACTTACattagatgatattgaCCTTACCCCATTAGACACCACATTTGATAAACAAATGTTCTTGGGCTTGCCCATGTTTctagaaaaagaaagagagCCTGACAGGACACCAGTAAATCGTTCTATGAGAGCAATATATGATGATCCACCATCAGGGATTTCTGATATTATTCAAGCAGGGGAACTAAGGAAAAAATACATGTCTATGTTGTctcaaagaaataatttaaacaattcaaatatatccCTGCAAAGTATAGAACTGACCTCCGGAAGGAAAAAACTATTACTAATAACAAGAACAGTAGGAAATGTAAAGCATGTGACTTACCGAAGAGATTCTGTAAAAATGAGTATATTGGACAgtgaaagaattgaaactttGATAGCAGAAAATGACAGTAACATCCCTACgtttaatgaatttaaaaatgattttgatttcatGGTGAAATTAACACAGTCCCACAATCTAAACAAGATTGCAGGAAAACGATTGCAATATCTGAAGGACAAATTTGAACTATATCAATCTTTGAATGCCAAAACAGaaatattacaaaataaaatggtTCCACATAGAGATTTTTATAATACCAGGAAAATTgatcaaaatttattactaAGCGGCTGTATATCCCAAcatcaattgaatgatttcattTGTAAGAAAATTGCGACAGATTCAGAAAGAGTAGTATACATCAATTCAACAGGGAGTAAGttcaaattgaaagatatcTTCAAGATTATGAATTCATGTACGGAAGCTGTTCATTTTaatatgaagataataGATGACGAATTCTTAGAATGGTATCATACTAGATACCTTCCCAATTATCATATTATTCCCTTCCAAGTTATTGATGAGGAAGCATTGAAAGGCAAAAccttatatttttttctattgGCAAAAACTTTCTTAGAATTTGATAACTCTATAGAAGGAGAATATCTAGCTCAACTATTAAAAGAACGTGTAATTAACCCACTGGAAGAGTCAGTTTATCAACTAGCCCAACTTTCAGttgatttccaattttatCCACTCGACAAGGATAAGGATTGGTGGTTTACTTTTTCAGATTGGATCGTTAGATGGAATTTGATATCACCTTATATACGATGGAACATTCAACTGTCAAGATCGTATAAAAAGCTATTTAAGGTGGGAAGGGTAGAGAATTTCCAAgattattttgatattatatttaatccACTATTAACTGCTGATAATGTGAACAACAGCAATCTTCAGATATTTTTGTCTTCCGTTTGCTCATTCGATTTGCACACAAATGTTACCGATGATTATCTATGGCATTCCTTTTTAGACACTAATTGTCTTCCTAAATTATGGACTGGCAAAGGTGATAATCCGACAATATCACAGTATCTCTactatatttttgttaatatATCCaagataaataatattcgaTTCATTAATTCCCAAAACACATTTCTTTATAGGAGCAATTGTTCACCATTGAATAATCATACCTCACAATTTAGTGACACATTATGCTTCACAACACTATTAGAGTCCCTGATTGGTAATTTTTTGCTCTGTAACGGCGGGTTATTAGATTCTGAACCGATTTGGCAAAATCCTACACTTATaccatatttattttaccTTTATCAGATCCCGATAGTTACACAACCGTTATCGTCTGCAACAAACAATCGCTCTAATAAACTTGACATTTCATCTCTTCAGATGCCCGAAGCTGATTCATTTAGGAACGTAATAATGGAAGAGCAATCAAATTATCTGGCAAACCCATTCATgacattttttaaaattggtttcaaagtttctttatcttcCAAGTCcattttattcaataattcttaTACCGCTGAACCATTAGTGGAAGAATATGGAGTCGCATCGCacatttatttattgaacGCTGCTGATCTTTGTGAATTGGCAAGGACAAGCGTGCAATCTAGTGGATATGGATCATATCAAAAGAGAAATTGGTTAGGGATAAGTAGCAGAAAAGGTGGgttttttaaagataatatgGGTTTTGTAGATGTTTGGTATGATGTTGAATATGACACTTCGGAGAAACATAACGTTCCGATTttgagaagaaaatatcgATTTCAAACTTTGAAGCAAGAATGGTTATTTATTATGACTTCAAGTTAG
- the APE3 gene encoding aminopeptidase Y (similar to Saccharomyces cerevisiae APE3 (YBR286W); ancestral locus Anc_1.298) encodes MKLSTLAVFSTASIAQAGRLPTFFQEIFSNENRDDLQLFNDDTQQAYTNGWHPHVPYLLKPLVTSEKLQKHISLDDLNATAWDLYHIAEQSEKKYGHPTRVIGSPGHWKTIEYILKQFDDMKDYYDVSLQSFNALSGKIISFNLSDAKHGENFDNITAFSLSPPVKPFIGKLVEIPNLGCEDADFDSVAPPPTEQSGRSPKRIALIERGHCPFGNKSDLAGKHGYHAVIVYDSDPNADSGLHGTLGEPTNNTVSTIGVTYETGVELIENIALDPDYTLYFAMDSYVKNITTKNIIADTKNGDPENIVALGAHSDSVEEGPGINDDGSGTISLLTVAKQLTHFKIKNKVRFAWWAAEEEGLLGSNYYAYHLSPEENRKIRVFMDYDMMASPNYEYEVYDANNIDNPKGSEELRDLYIDYYTSNGLNYTLVPFDGRSDYVGFIENGIPAGGIAAGAEKDNVFNGEVLDKCYHQLCDDVSNLSWEAFMVNTKLIAHSVATYANSFKGFPERETNATVSSTSLLQETSEFKYRGSMLWL; translated from the coding sequence ATGAAACTATCGACATTGGCTGTTTTTTCTACAGCTTCCATCGCTCAGGCAGGAAGATTGCCAACATTTTTCCAAGAAATCTTCTCGAACGAAAACAGGGATGATTTACAATTATTTAACGATGATACTCAACAAGCTTATACCAATGGCTGGCATCCTCATGTACCATACTTGTTAAAGCCTTTAGTCACATCTGAGAAGTTACAAAAACATATCAGTCTAGATGATCTAAACGCTACTGCTTGGGATCTATATCACATAGCTGAACAGTCCGAAAAGAAATACGGGCATCCAACTCGTGTCATTGGATCCCCAGGTCATTGGAAAACCATCGAATacattttgaaacaattcGATGATATGAAGGATTATTATGATGTCTCTTTACAAAGTTTCAATGCGTTAAGTGGTAAAATTAtctctttcaatttatctGATGCCAAACATggtgaaaattttgataatattactGCTTTCTCCTTGTCCCCACCAGTTAAACCATTTATTGGTAAATTAGTtgaaattccaaatttagGTTGTGAAGATGCCGATTTTGATTCTGTTGCACCGCCACCAACTGAACAATCAGGAAGGTCTCCAAAAAGAATAGCTTTAATTGAAAGAGGACATTGCCCCTTTGGAAACAAATCAGATCTAGCTGGGAAACATGGTTATCATGCTGTTATTGTTTATGATAGTGACCCTAATGCAGATTCTGGATTACACGGAACCTTAGGGGAACCAACTAATAATACTGTTTCCACTATAGGTGTTACATATGAAACAGGTGTcgaattaattgaaaatattgctTTGGATCCTGATTATACTCTCTATTTTGCCATGGATTCATACGTGAAGAATATTACTACTAAGAACATTATTGCTGACACCAAAAATGGTGATCCAGAAAATATTGTTGCATTAGGTGCTCATAGTGATTCAGTTGAAGAAGGCCCAGGTATCAATGATGATGGTTCAGGTACTATTTCATTACTGACAGTTGCTAAACAATTAACTCACTttaaaataaagaataaagTTCGTTTTGCCTGGTGGGCAGCAGAGGAAGAAGGTTTATTAGgatcaaattattatgcTTATCATTTATCCCCAGAAGAAAATAGGAAGATTAGAGTCTTTATGGATTACGATATGATGGCGTCACCTAATTATGAATATGAAGTTTACGATGCCAATAATATCGACAATCCTAAAGGCTCGGAAGAACTAAGAGatttatatattgattattatacCAGCAATGGTTTGAATTATACGTTGGTTCCCTTCGATGGTAGATCAGATTACGTTGGATTTATCGAAAATGGTATCCCCGCTGGTGGTATCGCAGCTGGTGCGGAAAAGGATAATGTATTTAATGGTGAAGTCTTAGATAAATGTTATCATCAACTCTGTGACGATGTCTCTAACTTATCTTGGGAAGCATTTATGGTAAATACTAAGTTAATTGCTCATTCAGTTGCAACATATGCTAATTCCTTCAAGGGTTTCCCAGAAAGAGAAACGAATGCTACTGTAAGTTCAACTTCCTTACTTCAGGAAACTTCTGAGTTTAAATACAGAGGAAGTATGTTGTGGCTATAG